The Brassica napus cultivar Da-Ae chromosome C7, Da-Ae, whole genome shotgun sequence genome has a segment encoding these proteins:
- the LOC106386059 gene encoding putative RING-H2 finger protein ATL49: MNMTFITTSSPPPLIPLKPYTSFDITSKVSPDVLLVIIILSIIFFISGLIHILVKFLLTPSLQNRDDYFDNNHVTAFQGQLQQLFNLHDSGLDQSLIDKLPVFHYKSIIGLKITSFDCPVCLCEFEAEDKLRLLPKCSHAFHVDCIDTWLLSHSTCPLCRSNLLLSDFSTHHSLSSSYLLVLESGTDRRSRDMVPVPEANDYGSTRFGSGRKPCDPDGDLVVPLEVKLGKFRNIDHVGDGSDNIISGNSNVDVRRCFSMGSYEYIVDQEATLKVHVPTKKQFDKDGRFPGQRAVMSEYGFDPTVKGIGKSVVERESFSLSKIWLRGKKEKQKGTSVRVQECSSLSSSSIQFQNQMNPAKTKNGIVIDEENQKSENSESLETKTPSFARRTMLWLAGRQTKAVHPSTSNV, encoded by the coding sequence ATGAACATGACTTTCATTACCACTTCATCACCACCACCATTAATACCTCTCAAACCATACACAAGCTTCGATATAACAAGCAAAGTCAGCCCAGACGTCCTCCTAGTAATCATAATCCtctccatcatcttcttcatctccggTCTCATCCATATCCTCGTCAAGTTCCTCCTCACACCATCACTTCAAAACAGAGATGATTACTTCGACAACAACCACGTCACAGCTTTTCAAGGACAGCTTCAACAACTTTTCAACCTCCATGATTCAGGCCTCGACCAATCACTAATTGACAAGTTACCTGTCTTCCATTACAAATCCATCATTGGTCTGAAGATTACATCTTTCGACTGTCCTGTTTGTCTCTGCGAGTTCGAAGCAGAGGACAAGCTCAGGCTCTTGCCTAAATGTAGCCACGCCTTTCACGTTGACTGTATAGACACGTGGCTTCTCTCTCACTCGACATGTCCTCTTTGCAGATCCAATCTCCTCCTCTCTGATTTCTCGACTCACCACAGTCTAAGCTCCTCGTATCTCCTTGTTCTTGAGTCGGGAACTGATCGACGCTCGAGAGACATGGTTCCTGTTCCTGAGGCTAATGATTATGGGTCGACCCGTTTTGGGTCGGGTCGTAAACCATGCGACCCGGATGGTGATTTGGTTGTTCCTTTAGAAGTTAAGCTAGGGAAGTTTAGGAACATAGATCATGTTGGTGACGGAAGTGACAATATCATTAGTGGTAATAGTAATGTAGATGTTAGGAGGTGTTTTTCAATGGGGTCATATGAGTATATTGTGGACCAAGAAGCTACACTTAAAGTCCACGTTCCGACCAAGAAACAATTCGACAAAGACGGTCGTTTCCCTGGCCAGAGAGCAGTTATGTCCGAATACGGTTTTGATCCTACGGTTAAGGGAATTGGGAAGAGTGTTGTGGAAAGAGAGAGCTTTTCTTTGTCTAAAATTTGGCTAAGGGGTAAAAAGGAGAAGCAAAAGGGTACTAGTGTTAGAGTTCAGGAATGTTCTTCGTTGTCTTCCTCTTCTATCCAATTTCAGAACCAAATGAATCCTGCCAAGACCAAGAATGGGATCGTTATTGATGAAGAGAATCAAAAGAGCGAAAATTCTGAATCTTTGGAGACGAAAACCCCATCTTTTGCTAGGAGGACCATGCTTTGGCTTGCAGGGAGACAAACCAAGGCTGTTCATCCTTCTACATCTAatgtgtag
- the LOC125590365 gene encoding uncharacterized protein LOC125590365 produces MSQDPLNMDESSNVDDKAPLWIYVNKIEKLAGGGSWRVNLKKLVDNCKERLKRAASKAVPLPSSSRNMSSSSLDYDMSYKVPNATESDPKKRKGPLEKAFQNEAREQCDGELIIDGIKEAGHENVVQVVTDNASNCVKAGALISAKFPTIFWTPCVSISEDVNWIKNYIMNHGMRLVMFTEHCDLKLLTIASTRFASTVVMLKRFKKIKTGLQQMVISPKWDDYKEDGVERASAVKKKILDKLFREELEYALSFTLPIHSVIRAIDTDKPSLHLVYEWYYSSEWLVEEDSRKAPHQDLEVTRERKNCIMKYFPNQDERREVNVEYSNFSLCMEDFGSVDVIHDRFILEPLRWWAVHGSSAPKLQILAFKLLGQPFSSSCCERNWSTYKFIHSAIRNKIVLQRAEDLVFVHTNLRLLSRRSSSYKEGPSCMWDVGGDQFDSLDEINLGKLEFEDLSLDEPELEVVLFGGDGENENNDEFDI; encoded by the exons ATGTCTCAAGATCCTCTAAACATGGATGAGTCCTCGAACGTGGATGACAAGGCACCTTTGTGGATCTATGTGAACAAAATTGAGAAGTTAGCTGGAGGAGGATCATGGAG AGTTAACCTGAAAAAGCTAGTTGATAATTGCAAAGAGAGGTTAAAGCGTGCAGCTTCCAAAGCAGTTCCACTTCCTTCGTCATCAAGGAACATGTCTAGTTCTTCTCTTGATTATGATATGAGCTACAAAGTTCCAAACGCAACTGAGTCTGATCCAAAGAAGAGAAAGGGTCCTTTGGAAAAAGCATTTCAGAATGAAGCTAGGGAGCAATGTGATGGGGAG CTGATCATAGACGGCATAAAGGAGGCTGGGCATGAAAATGTGGTTCAGGTTGTCACTGACAATGCTTCAAACTGTGTAAAAGCTGGTGCGCTTATTTCAGCCAAGTTTCCTACTATTTTCTGGACACCATGTGTG TCTATCAGTGAAGATGTGAATTGGATCAAGAATTATATTATGAATCACGGGATGAGGCTTGTAATGTTCACTGAGCATTGTGATCTTAAGCTCCTCACAATTGCTTCTACAAG GTTTGCTTCCACGGTTGTAATGTTAAAgagattcaaaaaaataaagaccGGGTTACAACAAATGGTGATCAGTCCTAAATGGGATGACTATAAAGAAGACGGTGTAGAGAGAGCATCTGCAGTGAAGAAAAAGATATTAGATAAGTTGTTTCGGGAGGAGCTTGAATATGCTTTATCTTTCACTTTGCCCATCCATAGCGTGATTAGAGCTATTGATACTGATAAACCTTCTCTTCATCTGGTTTATGAATG GTACTATAGTTCAGAGTGGCTTGTAGAAGAAGACAGTAGAAAAGCTCCACATCAAGATTTGGAGGTTactagagaaagaaaaaattgCATCATGAAGTATTTTCCAAATCAAGATGAAAGGAGAGAGGTTAACGTTGAATATTCTAACTTCTCTTTATGCATGGAGGACTTTGGTAGTGTTGATGTGATTCATGATAGGTTTATCTTAGAACCTTTGAGATGGTGGGCAGTTCATGGATCTTCGGCACCAAAACTTCAAATCTTAGCATTCAAGTTACTTGGACAACCATTTTCATCCTCATGCTGCGAAAGGAATTGGAGTACATACAAGTTCATTCATTCTGCTATAAGAAACAAGATTGTTCTCCAAAGAGCTGAAGATTTAGTATTTGTGCATACTAACCTCCGTCTTCTATCAAGAAGGAGCTCTTCTTATAAAGAAGGTCCTAGCTGTATGTGGGATGTAGGAGGTGATCAATTTGATTCGCTGGATGAGATTAATTTGGGAAAACTTGAGTTTGAAGATCTTTCTCTTGATGAACCAGAATTGGAAGTTGTTTTGTTTGGTGGAGATGGGGAAAATGAGAACAATGATGAGTTCGATATTTAA